Proteins from a single region of Runella sp. SP2:
- a CDS encoding helix-turn-helix domain-containing protein, whose product MDTIHTKETCQKSILAIRDTLDVVGGKWKLILLTILMTGPRRFRELSREAGISPRILSKELQELEMNELVNRTVQNTKPITVEYSLTPYSESLNEVLNSMQHWGVEHRRKMIR is encoded by the coding sequence ATGGATACCATACACACAAAAGAAACCTGTCAAAAGTCGATTTTGGCCATTCGAGATACATTGGATGTCGTGGGAGGAAAGTGGAAGCTTATTTTGCTGACCATTCTGATGACGGGGCCGCGGAGGTTTAGAGAATTGTCGCGGGAGGCGGGGATTTCGCCGAGAATTTTGTCGAAAGAGTTGCAGGAGTTAGAAATGAACGAGTTGGTGAACCGTACTGTTCAAAATACGAAACCAATCACGGTGGAGTACTCCCTTACGCCTTATAGTGAAAGCTTAAATGAGGTATTGAATTCGATGCAGCATTGGGGCGTCGAACATCGCAGGAAGATGATTCGTTAA